In Nicotiana tabacum cultivar K326 chromosome 10, ASM71507v2, whole genome shotgun sequence, the DNA window ataaattttttagaatttgtggtactaaacaagttaaaaaggggtCCAAagtatttatgtggttataaatgCTTCTCATTAAGTGTAGTAttgaaagtttaagctaaattgttttcaaatttagaaaggggtcattctttttggaacggaccaaaaagaaaatgtTCTCATAAATTGGAACAGATGGAGTATTATTTTCCACATAATAGTATATACtttctccgtttcaatttagatcaagttgtttgactcggcacgacgtttaagaaaaaaaacttttaaaacctgtggtcttaaaagtttaagggtaaaagctttgtgaGACCATGACATTTGTATGAGTATAAAAGCTTTTTATTAAgaataaaatgaataaaataaaaagtttaaagttgaattattttcacttGTAAAaatatattactccctccgtttcatttaaatgaggtactttcctttttagtctgttccaaaacaaattatatatttttaagtttggaaataattcaactttaaactttttcattttattcatttatccttaatgagaagcttttatagccacacaaatgtcatggccccacaaactttttacccttaagcttttaagaccacaagtttcaaaagtcttcatcttttttcttaaactccgtgacgagtcaaactacctcatttaatatgaaacaGATGGAGTATAACTTACGCCTTTTCaggaaaataataatttatttgttatgaaaaaagaaagaagaaaaggttaCGAACTATGATATTGTCGTCATCTTAAAACATAAATCCCATCACCTTCATACCATTTTTTTATACGGTGTAACAGCCACTTCTCAAACCGGCGCGTGAAACCGTTGTTGCCCTTTCCTCCCCTCTCTATCTCCCGCCCGCAAACCAGATAGGAAAAGATGAGTAGCGTAGAAAATGCCTCGACGAATCCGATACTCCTTCTCTCTCCTCGCTCCCTTTATCTCTCTAAAAAATTGTTTGAGAATAACTGGAAATGACGCATGCACTTTCGATCTCATCTATATGAAAACCCTACCTCTCATTTTCTCTTTCTAACACATTCTCCCTTTCGACCAATCTTCTTCTATTGATTTATCCGGTAAGAAACCTTCAATTTTAGTAATTTTATTTTCGAATCAATTTCTAGCAATTTGATTCGTCTCAATAGACAAATTATTGAATGCTGTAATGAAAGGAGTCCAATTGAACCGGCATGGATATAGATGATTCATAGAATCGATCTCAATTTGTGTTGtgttgttttgattttatttattttgttggtGATTTAGGAGTTGGATAGTAGGCAATTAGTGAATTATTGTATTGGTCGATTGATGGATATGACTATGGGTTAAGCTAATGGTGAATCTGAGATGTGCTTGGCGGGTATATTAACTAAAGTTTGCTGCTTTAGATTTTGTCTTATTGACTCGCGTGATTGTTCTGTTGGGGCACGTTGTTTATGCGTTGGATGCATTATCTGAACGGTTGACTTCTATGAAATTTTACATCTTTGTTGCTATAATTTGTCATTTTGAGTCCAGATTTGCTTAAAACTGAAGGTGGACAcatcctctctcttttttttttttaaaaaatgagttAGCATAACAGCCAATGAAATGTGAATATGTGATGATTATAATGTTCTGCATTTGATTCTGGGTATTGGTTCTGGCATATCTGTTGTTGTAAGACCTGTCTTCAGTTTTTTCCCCATAAGCTGTTGATTGGGGGTTTTTCGAGAGGAATGGAGGTTCAGTTAATGTTTGTTGCTTATCGGATTGCAGTTATCAAATATTTTCTGTCGAAAAATCAGAATTACCTAAGTTCATTACTGTGACTTGTTCTGTGGGGAGGCCTGTTTTTCTCGTATATTATCACCAATTAGTCTCACTTGTAGTTAATTGCAAGTCATTGGGTTGAGTGTTCCAGGATTTGGCTCTTATCGATCTTTAATTCTACATTCTTCTTTTCCTCCTTCTCTGTTATTGATTCTGCTGGGTGTGAGATCAGCGCCATGACAGCTCAACTGGACAGGATTTGATCACTATGCCATTTATGGTCTGTTTGTGGGATGGATGGTGGCAATAGTGCTAGAGTTATATGTGGAGCTGACATTGGGTTAAACAGCTTATGTGGCTGAAATTGGCTTCACTTATTATGGAATTGTCAGTGTCTCCTTTTCTGATAGCTAAAGATTAGACTGTAACAGAGTGGAACTGTACAGTTAAATGTTTATGTATATCTGTTAATTTTGAACTATTATATCATAGGCTCGTAACTGAGACTTTGTAATGCAATCCGGTAATGGTTTGTTTGTTATTAGCTGTCTGATTTCATCTTTGCAAGTTGCATTATGATGTGCCTGCTGACATGCCTTTTATTAGGCCTTCGCATTGTTCTTCTGTAAATCGATACCATAGCATTAGAATTGTTAACCCCCTTTCGCTACGGGCAGCTATATAGGGCCTTGTGAGAATAATAATCATAGTTACAAGAGTACAGGTATGGAGAACCATTTTTTGTTCTCGAAGCCTATTCATGTATAAGGTATAAGGGTAAGGGACGCCCCACTAAGACTTTTTTTGGTATAGAAGCTACTACCTGATTTCTTTCAGGCAACTACTGATCTTATTTAGCGGCATTTTGGTGCATGTTGAGGCAGGTGTTTTGTAGGTGTCTTCTATGGAAATGACACCTATGAAGGTGCTTTTGTTATCTTTTGGAAGCTGGCAAAGGACATTTTTGCCTCATCTGATATTGGATGTTATTCGATTTATCCAGGTTGAATAGTTTTTTATTACCTCACTTTTCACTTTTGAGGGTGGAACTAGAAACTGTGGAGTTGATTATTCCCCAAGCTGTTCAACGACCAACCCCCACCACCCCCgtccccccaaaaaaaaagatgGATGGAATGTCAGGGAGGGAAAGGATAGTTAACGCTCAGGTGCTTCTATTGATTTTTGTTTCACATCGTATGTTCATGTTTTGTCCTTTTGTGATTGAGGTTAATCAAAGTGTGTTCTCTATTTTATGTCTTGGTGCATAAATTGTTTTGCTTGTTTAAGATTTTTGTCTTTCTGTGATCAAGTTCAAATAAAGAGCTTTTTAATTAACCATAAAGAAGTGCTTTTTAATGAAGTTCAAGTAAATCTCTTTTAACTTGGTAACCTACCTATTGTTGGGTGCTTGGCCATGCTTGATGGAGtctgaaatttttaaaaatatagtaaTAATTTGCTTCACCTGATGTGTAAAATCTTGTAGTAACTCTCTACCCTCTCCAGTTTAATTATCGCTTGATGACATTTTAGATTCTGTCTATCCTATTGCTTCACCTGGGTGCTTGGCCATGCTTGATGGAGTCTgacatttttaaaaatatagtaaTAATTTGCTTCACCTGATGTGTAAAATTTTGTAGTAACTCTCTACCCTCTCCAGTTTAATTATTGCTTGATGACATTTTAGATTCTGTCTATCCACTTGCCAGTTGTCCTATCTGACTCTTTTATGATTGTATGGACACTTTTGGTTTCCTAGTATACATGGAGACAATAAAACAGTACTAGAAATGTCTTGTAATATTCTTTTTCTGTTTCCTTGTGTTCATAATATCTGGCTCTGCACTATGCATGGCTCATATATGTGAGGTTACTGAATTTTCTTATTAGTTGATGGTGCATGTAGTGAAATTTTGTTTGAGCTAAATGTCAGTTCCTTTATAGTGCATAGGAAATTTCAATTGGCAATACAAAAGTTACTCTTGCTATATAAAATAGGAATGATACACTTAATGTCAACCCATGTTGCATGTTCATCATGTAGTTCGAGGATGTTAAGAGTTCTCATTTCTAACATAATATCTGCATGCAGATTTGTTTAGGAAATGGCCAGAGGAACCACAGGAAGGCGCAGGTTTGCTTCTCGACCATCCAGGCTCACCCCATACCCTTTGCCATCCGCTAATCAATCTGAACACATGCATCAAAAGAAATGCTCCAAGATTTTTGAGAACAAAGATTGGGAAGATGCAACATGTTCTGTATGCATGGAATATCCCCACAATGCTGTTCTACTTCTGTGTTCCTCTCATGACAAAGGATGTCGCCCCTATATGTGTGGAACTAGCTCCCGCTATTCAAACTGTCTCGATCAGTACAAGAAAGCCTACACTAAATTAACGCTGCCTCATCAGACTCAGTCTCTTCAAGGttcaactgatccttcaactgtGGGCTCTTCTGAGAAACATGGGGTAACTGAACTTGCATGCCCGCTTTGTCGTGGCCAGGTGAAGGGTTGGACTGTGGTTAAACCTGCCAGAGCGTATCTGAATGCTAAGAAACGAAGCTGCATGCATACTGACTGCTCATTTAATGGAAGTTACAAGGAGATGAGAAAACATGTTAGGGCGGAGCACCCCTGTGCTAGGCCACGTGAAGTAGACCCCCTCCTTGAACAAAAATGGAGTAGGCTTGAGAGGGAACGAGAGAGGGATGATGTTATCAGCACTgttacatcttcaatgccagggGCAGTGGTGTTTGGTGATTATGTGATAGAAAGAAGTAATTATGGTTTTGATTCAGAGGATGAGGAGGGTTTTGATGCAGATGTGGTGGATCGTAATGAAGGTGTTGGACTGGGAATCAATAACAATTTGATGAATGTGCTTCTGTTTTTGCAGGCTGTTGGTTCAACAGGGAATAGTGGGTCAAATAGAAGTATGAGACGGCATGAGAGATACTTAAACGGGACATTGGATGGAGGTGTTATCGGTATGGAGCATAACCACTCAAGGGGTGGTTTTGATTACTCCGATGAAGACATGGACAGTAGTGGTGAGGATAATCATGATAATGGTATATCATTAGCTGGTCGTCTCCGCCGCGAAGGTAGGGTCCTTTTGAGTCGCTCTGGGAGGAGACGGAGGCATAGAGAAGCGAATGCAGGTCGGAGATAGATATGTGTGTGTAAGTTTAACATGTGAAAAGGAAGATGAAACTTTGAGGTCTTAGTTCAGTGGTAGAAAATTTACAGGGTCCTAACATCTTCACATCCAACTGTGTCATAGATGTCTTATATAACTGTATCATATTGATGTTTAATACATGATGGGTTGTAATTGCATGATAGGAGGATAGGTACTGGGGGGTGTTGAAGAAGCCAGTTCTGTAATTTCCACTTTGTAACTGTGTCTTTGCACGGGTTTGGAACTGTTCAAGCATTGCTTTTTATTCGAAGATGTTCTTGAATGTATGCGAATTCAAATGAAATTGAACAATTACTTTTTTTTGCTATACTCCTCTCGGGGTCATATTGCTTGCTTTTTGATCTGTGACATTAATATAGAAAACGGTGAAGGGTCAAAAATGCCCCTTAACTATtgaaaaaggtttaaaaatacCCTCCATCCATCTATTGGGCTAAAAATATCCTTCCATCCAGCTTTTTGGTTCACTTATGCCCTTTGACCGTTAGGTCAATgttgaattaaaaataataattatttaaatttcacGTGGCAACTTCTTATtggcaaaaaataaaatatctaacACAGAAAGATCCACCCATATCTACCAGTTTTTCAAACTATCATGCTTCAAACACTAACCTGACCCAAACAAAAAGTTCGACTAGAAAAAAAGGTCCCAAAATCTACCAAAAACGTGACATAGAAAGTTATATGATTCCAAAATCTACAAAGTATATCACTACCAACTCGTCGCTACATCAAGTGAGCTCCAAGAAGATTGATATTTTTCTCCTAGTGTTCCAAAAAGGTTAAGATCCAGTTCCTCAATGCTTGGAAATGCAGAATATCCGGAAGCACCTACTTGGGAACTTACTCATATAAGCTCTTTACTAGGAACCACGTCGTTAGGAAGAACAAACTGGTAATGTTGCCACGCGAGGcgtcttttttcttattttgaactttttatcCGGGTCAGGTAAATGTTGGGGCAGGTTAGTCCGAAAAACGTGTAGATATGGGTGGGTCTTTCTAATAGGTTAGATGTTTTAATTTCGGTCAATAAGAAGTTGCCACGtgaaatttaaataatatttttaaaattcagCATTGACCTAATGGTCAAAGGGTATAAATGAACCAAAAAGGTGGATGTAGGTCTATTTTTAGCCCAATAGGTGGATGAAGGATATTTTTAGATCTTTTCCAATAGTTCAGGGGTATTTCTTACCCTTCTCTGTATAGAAAAGGCCAAAAATCATACATTATCTTTGTCATCAGACTctgagcccgtttggattagcttgTGCTGGAgcttgttttataaataagcagttacctGTTTGGGTAAAAGTGTTGAAGcttaaaaaaagttgttgaagtgtTTGGTAAATAAGTGTTGGTAAGCACTTTTTTCTATTGAAAAGACAGAAATATCCTTAAAGTTATCAACATTATAAAGGACCGGattactataatatatttaataatgaattaatgtaaatgaaaattaatttatattttaatttaatttcaattCCTTTTCCCTTTAGTTTGGAATACCCAGTATAGTATTACTACTAGAGCACCATCGTTCTCTCTATATAGTCAAGTAGAATTGGCAGAAAGCAATGCAATTGGATAAAATTGTTAGTAATAAACAataccaaagaaaagaaagaagaaacccTCCAAAAATATAACTATAAAATCATGTTCGTCTAAAAATACAGAAAGGGGCGTGATGCTTGAGGAAAGtgcagaaaatgaagatgaaactGAGAGGAGGAGGAAAGAAGAGGAACAATTGTCTTCAGCAATGAAGGAAATAGGAGAAGTAGATATTTTAGGGTTTCTTTGACTAAGGGTAATTTTGGTATTATGAAAATTTATAATGGACAAGAGAGTAATTTTATTGGTCAAACTAAAatggcttttaagccaaaattGGAAAAGTTGGGGTCAGCCAACTTGTTGCTTTTGGCTTTTTTAAGCATTTCTTTTTGCCAAacaccataaaataaaaaggtgtTTAAAAGCTAGTTTGACCAGCTTTTAAGCCCATCCAAACACCCTCTCCAAACAATACATATTCTTTCACATGGAGCACTAATAGTCCTCTATATTTAACAAATTAGTACACTTTTAGCATAACCCTAATCATCATTACTTTATTTCAGAATGAACAAATTTCTCTACAAACAAATGgagttcttccttttcttttcccaaTTTTCATAATCCTAGTTTACAAATTTGTTAGACCAATGGGGAAATCAAGTGGGTCAAATTTGATTTTGttgaataaaaacataaaaacacAATCTTGTACATGAATTATAGCAATGGAGTATCGAAAAAAGTTTTTGGGTTCTTTCTACATGGATGAGAAAAATCTCAAGGCTATGGGTACTACTCTCTATTAAAAGTTCCTTTATTCCGAGCTTTCTTCTCTGCAACTATAGGATTTATTGCCCATTTACCTGAAAGTTtgaaaatcaatttggggtttagCAAATTTAAATTTTGCCGAGGTAATGTTAATGTTACATAAGATTCAATGGAATCAACATTGAATGAAAAAGAGCtgtaataaaaaataaagcaagAGTGAAGGATAAAAGGTCACTTCTTTTGATTAACGCGAAATCGGATTATTAAGGAAATAAAGAAGGGGTTGGGGACCAAATTGTAAATAGGAAAAGTACGATCGTCGATCGGttacctcccccccccccatatTCAAAATCGATTTCTTCTCTCTCCCAACTCCCACAACCGTCACTAGGGCTCAAAATTTTAACTGATCGCCGACTCCACTTCACATGTTTCTAGCGATTCACATGACATCATCAAATGATACAAGTCTTGGATAAGAATCTATAACGCACTAGAACGCCCTTGTTGATGATCCTTTACTCCGCCAACATCTACAGTTCCTCGAACAATATAATATCTCACATCGGGTAAATCTTTAACCCTTCCCCTCTTACTAAGACTGCAGAATGTTCACATTGAAACTCAGATCACCGAAAAATCTTTGAAACTCGTTGAAATTTTGCTGTGGAATCGATATTCTGTCAtcaaggtaagatttctttttttaatttttttctaccCCGTCGATAAACCCTAAACATGAAATAATGCAAAATTTCTATTAAAATTCTGTTGCTCTTATTGGTGTGGTTATTAATGTTGTTGtgtagttattgttgttgtatagtTATTGTTATTGTATAGTTTCTGAGTGTGTCAAAAATATAGAATGTAGTTAATGTTGTTGTGCaatgaatttggtatttttgtatCGTTGTATAGTTTTCGTGCAGTTATTGCAATGTTTTTCTAGGTTTGATTAAGGTTATTTTTCATTGATGTTTCAAACATCTCATTGGCATGTTTGAATTATCTTAAGAGATGGTTGAAATATCCAATTGTTAAACAACTCATGGATTGTTAAATACTTTAGAGATGTTTCAAGCATCTTATTAAGATGTTTGAAGCATCATGTAAGATATTTGAAACATCTCTAAGGATGTTTAGTATCCATGAGATGCTTCACCAAAGAATACCTATTATTTATCGTTTTAATTTTTTGGTgttagaaaaaaaattaattatttacgtGCTGATGGTTGTTACATGTTTgagtatataaataaaataataaagggATGTGAGTCAAATAGAGGATGAAGAGGAAGAGGTGACTCTCTTTCAAAAAGACCTAACAAAGAATTAGGACATCATTGGAGGATGAGCAACAAGAATCAATGCTCATTATAGAAGAAGTGGAAGCCACACCTCTTTAAATAGTAGTAGAAGGACAAAATATTATAGAAGAAGAAGACATTGTAGATGAAGTAGAAGAGAATGTAGCAGAAGAAGAGAATGctatagaagaagaaaaaagagaaaaaaaaggaggaaatagatttttttaatataaaaacaGAGGAAACAGAGAAAGAGGAgaggaaaaatagaaagaaagagaagaagagacaAATGTTgtacaagaaaaaaataaaagaggagaCAACATCTATTGAAGGAGAAGAATGAGAAGGGGAGACAAACGTTAATGatgaaaaattaaggaagaaGACAACAACTATTGAAggagaagaaatagaagaagagaatTCTGGAGATAAAAGTTGTATGTTGAAACCAATAGGAAAAGAAGCTTCAAGAGAAAAAATTAAGAGAATAAGGGAAAGAGGAAGAGTTTGTCGAGGTAGAAAGAAGTAAAAAGAGAAAGAATAATAAGTCACATTCTCAATTTGTTGAGATAAGCTCAAATAAGGCTCTTCCGATAAGAGTTCAGTTACATCTCTCAGGATATTTCAAGCATCTCTCTGGAGTTTTGAAACATCTTTCAAGATGTTTAACTAAACAATTATAGTGAAAgagatattttaaattattaaattaatattcttcctttttattaattaatatctTCAAATCATATACAGGCTAAGATGTGGATGACACTTGCGAAGTTGAATTCTTATATCTTCTATCAGAACTTCTACGGTTTTACCGTTCAAGTATAGGACAATCTTGGATGATAATAAGATCTTCAATAAGAAGTTAACAGTGAGATCTTCATTTGTagcgacccgaccggttgttttgagcaattACATTCCGTTCAActgtttgaagtcttgaataacttcataggatgaattatgacttgtgtaaatcaACGATTAGTTTTCACGTGATAcagatttatttggaagaatgattctcaactatgaagctttaagttgaaagaattaaacaagtttaacttttatgtatttgactccggatcagagttttgatggtttcgttaggtctggatggtaattttgaacttggaTGCATGctcagatttgcatttggatgtctctagaaggtttcagcactacttggcaaaagttgaaaattcaAAGATttagaatgttcataagtttgactgagagttgaatTCAAtattatcgggttcggattgttaTTCTGGGAGTTAGAATAGATTTGATGTGTCATTTGGGACTCGtacacaaaatttgaggtcattctgagttgatttgatatgattcggcacgagttttggaagttgaaagttcaaaagttcataaagtttgatttgaggtgcgattcatggttttgatgttgttatgtgtgctttgaggcctctagtaggtccgtgttatgtttgtaacttgttggcatgttcggacggggtcctgagaggctcaggtgagttttagaCGGGTTTCGAGCCATTTTGAGGCATGTTGGTTAAGTATTGTTTTGGCAGAGGATTGGTGTCATCACACTTGCGGAAtattgggcgcaggtgcggagccgtaaATACGGTCAAGAAGTCACAGAAGCTTAAAGAGGCTGAGTGAAGGATCTTCGCAGATGTGGAAATGTGGGCGCATCTGCGGTTAGCGCAGAAGTATTGGTCAGGGGCGTAAAAGTGAAATGGAGTGCAGAAGTGGATTCATGCCTAGCACCTGCGAATGCGCAAAAGTGGAATAATGTCCGCAGGTGCAAGAGGTCAGCTATTGAGTGGTTTCTGCAGAAGCGACATCTGTGTCACAGAAGTGGATGAAGGTTCACAAATGTGGAAATGCCTGGGGCAGGGGCTTTATCTTAGAGGGTTGGCTCATTTATTCGTATTTTGGGATTTAGATCttggttttgggatattttggagaggattttgatcacatggattggggtaagtattttctactcgattttggttatattacatgaatctatcttcaattttgacatttggattatgaattttaaagagaaattttggGGGCGGGGGTGTCTAAATttttctaaagtgaatttttgagatttgaacatctattcggagtcagatttgagtgatattagtatgattagactcgtaattgaatggatcgtcgaaattttgtgagttttgtcgggttctaagGTGCTTGCTCGAGTTTggcttttggttgactttgataattaattaaagactcgacctttatcatttgggttggttccttggcattatttgatgtttttgagttgattttggctagtttcgagccatttaGAGGTTGGTACGCACGAGATGACATTTCTAGAATggtgtttggcttgctcggtatttgttttggcttgcttgaggtaagtatcttatctaaactttgTTGaagcactagttgcctgaattatttgcGATAGCTACGGGCTATGGGTACACATATATATGGGGATTGAGCCCATGTGCAAGCACCtgggtatttatccatgctcggggcaATGCTTAGGTTTAAGTTGTAAGATATGATGTTTCTCATAAcgttgttgtgaactatttgagccatatttgTGGTTATGAataggctaattccctgaataaacatGGTAATTTCTAATTCTGTGATGAAATTTCCAATTTGAGCTATGATAACACACTTTGCACAttcctacactttagcatgttattataCCTGTCCAAGAGCATGAAATCTAAAATTTATTCATCATGTACATGTGttcttattgtcacgacccaaactggagggccatgactagcccCCGACCATACTttccgagcaccaacgtacatttcatctaaccttcattattatcttttagggctgacgagatcaatataaatggtagacctggatcatggacaaccagcaataaaatatgacggcatgaacatacatagcaggggatgaccagacaatcaagaaactacatataaggtatgagctaccatgctaccatgaaagactatataacaaaaaccagccgacaaggcataccaaactatacatgagtcgacacttgtctatgagcctctaaatgaacataagtgctgcaacatagccggaacagggccccgacatacccataatgtctataacaaaaatgcataccaagactaaggcaagtccggagaagggatctcaccaatcaccgctgaactggacagcctactatggtgggggagctgcacctgcctgtctatcaggacctgcagcacgacatgcagcgtccacaaataaaaggacgtcagtacgaataaagtactgagtatgtaaggcagggaaccatgaatacgatcagtaatgtaagtaaaggtaga includes these proteins:
- the LOC107778819 gene encoding uncharacterized protein LOC107778819; this translates as MARGTTGRRRFASRPSRLTPYPLPSANQSEHMHQKKCSKIFENKDWEDATCSVCMEYPHNAVLLLCSSHDKGCRPYMCGTSSRYSNCLDQYKKAYTKLTLPHQTQSLQGSTDPSTVGSSEKHGVTELACPLCRGQVKGWTVVKPARAYLNAKKRSCMHTDCSFNGSYKEMRKHVRAEHPCARPREVDPLLEQKWSRLERERERDDVISTVTSSMPGAVVFGDYVIERSNYGFDSEDEEGFDADVVDRNEGVGLGINNNLMNVLLFLQAVGSTGNSGSNRSMRRHERYLNGTLDGGVIGMEHNHSRGGFDYSDEDMDSSGEDNHDNGISLAGRLRREGRVLLSRSGRRRRHREANAGRR